One Anolis carolinensis isolate JA03-04 chromosome 4, rAnoCar3.1.pri, whole genome shotgun sequence DNA window includes the following coding sequences:
- the bhlhe22 gene encoding class E basic helix-loop-helix protein 22, which translates to MERALHLPTDEDLFRKSYSASAKRMESAFRSPPPMGLDLGPHSHSHPPPAPPREPRHPRAPSPLGCFEASGEAESGLGAGDPSLCLKFGPGSAVAESSGGEQSPDDDSDGRCELLLRGPGGNGGSGGMAGGAAGSLLKGPEGGGLLLGGGSVVAAASGGKKSKEQKALRLNINARERRRMHDLNDALDELRAVIPYAHSPSVRKLSKIATLLLAKNYILMQAQALDEMRRLVAYLNQGQALSAASSLPSSAAAAAAAAAAAAASLHPALGAYEQAAAAGYPFSAGLPPSAACPEKCALFNSVSSSLCKQCTDKP; encoded by the coding sequence ATGGAGCGGGCGCTGCACCTGCCGACAGACGAGGACTTGTTCCGCAAGAGTTACAGCGCCTCGGCCAAGAGGATGGAGTCGGCCTTCCGCTCCCCGCCGCCGATGGGTCTGGACCTGGGCCCGCACTCGCACTCGCACCCGCCGCCCGCTCCGCCCCGGGAGCCCCGCCACCCGCGCGCGCCTTCCCCGCTGGGCTGCTTCGAGGCCTCGGGCGAGGCGGAGAGCGGCCTCGGCGCCGGCGACCCTTCCTTGTGCCTCAAGTTCGGCCCGGGCTCGGCGGTGGCCGAGAGCAGCGGCGGCGAGCAGAGCCCCGACGACGACAGCGACGGGCGCTGCGAGCTCCTGCTCCGGGGTCCCGGCGGGAACGGAGGCAGCGGCGGGATGGCGGGGGGCGCCGCGGGCTCGCTGCTGAAGGGCCCCGAGGGCGGCGGGCTCCTCCTCGGCGGGGGCAGCGTGGTGGCGGCGGCCTCCGGGGGCAAGAAGTCCAAGGAGCAAAAGGCGCTGCGGCTGAACATCAACGCGCGGGAGCGGCGGCGCATGCACGACCTGAACGACGCGCTGGACGAGCTGCGGGCCGTCATCCCCTACGCGCACAGCCCCTCCGTGAGGAAGCTCTCCAAGATCGCCACGCTGCTCCTGGCCAAGAACTACATCCTCATGCAGGCCCAGGCCCTCGACGAGATGCGCCGCCTGGTCGCCTACCTCAACCAGGGACAGGCCctctccgccgcctcctccttgCCCTCCTCGgccgcggcggcggcggcagcggcggcggcggcggcggcgtccTTGCACCCGGCGCTGGGCGCCTACGAGCAGGCGGCGGCCGCGGGCTACCCCTTCAGCGCCGGCCTGCCGCCTTCCGCCGCCTGCCCCGAGAAGTGCGCCCTCTTCAACAGCGTCTCCTCCAGCCTCTGCAAACAGTGCACGGACAAGCCTTAA